A DNA window from Nitratidesulfovibrio sp. contains the following coding sequences:
- the efp gene encoding elongation factor P produces MYSTTDFRKGLKIEIDGTPFEIVEFQHFKPGKGGAMVRTKLRNLLNDRVVDNTFRSGEKVSRPDMETREMQYLYREGDDLVFMDLTTYEQLHIAEDTTDGKAGFLKEAQQVRVLLYNGKPLDIDLPVSLVLEVTDTEPGAKGDTVSNVTKPATLETGIVIGVPIFVNIGDRVKVDTRTRDYLGRE; encoded by the coding sequence ATGTATTCGACCACCGATTTCAGGAAGGGGCTCAAGATCGAAATCGACGGAACGCCCTTCGAAATCGTCGAGTTCCAGCATTTCAAGCCCGGCAAGGGCGGGGCCATGGTGCGCACCAAGCTGCGCAACCTGCTGAACGACCGCGTGGTGGACAACACCTTCCGCTCCGGCGAAAAGGTGAGCCGCCCCGACATGGAAACCCGCGAAATGCAGTACCTGTACCGTGAAGGCGACGACCTCGTGTTCATGGACCTGACCACCTACGAACAGCTGCACATCGCGGAAGACACCACCGACGGCAAGGCCGGTTTTCTCAAGGAAGCCCAGCAGGTGCGCGTGCTGCTGTACAACGGCAAGCCGCTGGACATCGACCTGCCCGTGTCCCTGGTGCTGGAAGTGACCGACACCGAACCCGGCGCCAAGGGCGACACCGTGAGCAACGTGACCAAGCCCGCCACGCTGGAAACCGGCATCGTCATCGGCGTGCCCATCTTCGTGAACATCGGCGACCGCGTGAAGGTCGATACGCGCACCCGCGACTACCTGGGCCGCGAATAG
- a CDS encoding type II 3-dehydroquinate dehydratase: MARYRILVLNGPNLGALGVRQPDIYGSAGMDAVPGLVARVLGAGTGDVELEFFQTNGEGALIDRLEQARRDGVDGVVLNAGAYTHTSLALADCLAWIGLPCVEVHLSNVLARAEPLRQKSYIGRHVIGVVAGFGITSYALAVQSLVLHLDARQSTATPV, from the coding sequence ATGGCCCGCTACCGCATACTGGTGCTGAACGGTCCCAATCTGGGCGCGCTGGGCGTGCGCCAGCCCGACATCTACGGCAGCGCGGGCATGGACGCCGTGCCCGGCCTGGTCGCTCGGGTGCTGGGCGCGGGAACCGGCGACGTGGAACTGGAGTTCTTCCAGACCAACGGCGAAGGCGCGCTCATCGACCGGCTGGAACAGGCCCGGCGAGACGGCGTGGACGGCGTGGTGCTGAACGCGGGCGCGTACACCCACACCAGCCTTGCCCTGGCCGACTGCCTGGCCTGGATCGGCCTGCCCTGCGTCGAGGTGCACCTCAGCAATGTGCTGGCGCGCGCGGAACCGCTGCGCCAGAAAAGCTACATCGGCCGCCACGTCATCGGCGTGGTGGCGGGCTTCGGCATCACCAGCTACGCGCTCGCCGTGCAGTCGCTGGTGCTGCATCTGGATGCCCGGCAGTCCACCGCGACACCGGTGTAG
- the yihA gene encoding ribosome biogenesis GTP-binding protein YihA/YsxC yields MQPVLELEATVYTLEQMRAFDAPQIAFAGRSNVGKSSLVNALARRKALAKISATPGKTRSINYYRVKPDGFYVVDLPGYGYAKCSKEERQKWAELIERYLSTCPTLKALTVLLDSRLDPQQLDLDLTAFARKSGITLLPVLTKADKCSQRERAERQRQWRDILGGIAPLVVSAKTGLGVDNLWASLRKVVAVGEVQGSALLDPFGSAKRDVPLADAAGHGAGADATSHDGPEAGSDDVPGAAASGPALRRGTKSDANGK; encoded by the coding sequence ATGCAACCAGTGCTTGAACTAGAAGCCACCGTCTACACCCTGGAACAGATGCGCGCCTTCGACGCGCCGCAGATAGCCTTTGCCGGGCGCTCCAACGTGGGCAAATCGTCGCTCGTCAACGCCCTGGCCCGCCGCAAGGCCCTGGCCAAGATCAGCGCCACCCCCGGCAAGACCCGCTCCATCAACTATTACCGCGTGAAGCCCGACGGTTTCTACGTGGTGGACCTGCCCGGTTACGGCTACGCCAAATGCAGCAAGGAAGAGCGCCAGAAGTGGGCAGAACTCATCGAGCGCTACCTGAGCACCTGCCCCACCCTGAAGGCCCTGACCGTGCTGCTGGACAGCCGTCTGGACCCGCAGCAACTGGACCTGGACCTGACCGCGTTCGCCCGCAAGAGCGGCATCACCCTGCTGCCGGTGCTGACCAAGGCCGACAAATGCTCGCAGCGCGAACGCGCGGAGCGCCAGCGCCAGTGGCGCGACATTCTGGGGGGCATTGCCCCGCTGGTGGTGTCCGCCAAGACCGGGCTTGGCGTGGACAACCTGTGGGCGTCGTTGCGCAAGGTGGTTGCCGTGGGCGAGGTGCAGGGTTCGGCCCTGCTCGACCCCTTCGGCAGCGCCAAGCGCGACGTGCCGCTGGCAGATGCTGCCGGGCATGGTGCCGGGGCGGACGCCACGTCGCACGATGGACCGGAAGCCGGCTCGGACGACGTACCGGGCGCCGCAGCGAGTGGTCCTGCCCTGCGCCGGGGCACCAAATCCGACGCGAACGGGAAATAG
- a CDS encoding LptF/LptG family permease, protein MSLLARYLFRNNLMLILPTLAIGTGLYILSDLFDRLDDFLEAGVSFSVAAWYFAAKTPLIVSQILPAVFLLATLAQLCLMSRGRELIALQAGGISMGRIARILVLCGLVWSGMQLGFSQVLGVSGEVEAARIWSEDVRGKTEATATLRNVWFTDGAYVVSLAEVVPAQGTGRGLAAYELSADGLSILRVVRAATFTAGAGQWKLCDVIEFDPSGYLSTRHDTLALPLRQDVQAFLITARNADPSQLPLWQLGDAIDRLSASGSNVEGVRTAWHMKLAYAASLVVMAAVAAAIVTWRDNIYLGIGLSLIITFLFYTMFTVGGTLGQKGIVSPPLAAWGANALILAVALARLGWVLKPHFKAG, encoded by the coding sequence ATGAGCCTGCTGGCCCGCTACCTGTTCCGCAACAACCTGATGCTGATCCTGCCCACCCTGGCCATCGGCACCGGGCTGTACATCCTTTCCGACCTGTTCGACCGGCTGGACGACTTTCTGGAAGCCGGGGTGAGTTTCAGCGTGGCGGCATGGTACTTCGCCGCCAAGACGCCCCTGATCGTCTCGCAGATACTGCCCGCCGTGTTCCTGCTGGCCACCCTGGCCCAGCTCTGCCTCATGTCGCGCGGGCGCGAACTCATCGCCCTTCAGGCTGGCGGCATATCCATGGGCCGCATTGCCCGCATCCTGGTGCTGTGCGGCCTGGTATGGAGTGGGATGCAACTGGGCTTTTCCCAGGTGCTGGGCGTTTCCGGAGAGGTGGAAGCCGCGCGCATCTGGAGCGAGGACGTACGCGGCAAGACCGAGGCCACGGCCACCCTGCGCAACGTGTGGTTCACCGACGGGGCCTACGTGGTCAGCCTGGCCGAGGTGGTCCCCGCCCAGGGCACGGGGCGCGGCCTTGCCGCGTACGAACTGTCCGCCGACGGGCTGTCCATCCTGCGGGTGGTGCGCGCCGCAACCTTCACGGCTGGCGCCGGGCAGTGGAAATTGTGCGACGTCATCGAATTCGATCCCTCGGGCTACCTCAGCACCCGCCACGACACCCTGGCCCTGCCCCTGCGGCAGGATGTGCAGGCCTTCCTGATCACTGCGCGCAATGCCGACCCTTCGCAGCTGCCCCTGTGGCAACTGGGTGACGCCATCGACCGGTTGTCGGCTTCCGGCTCCAACGTCGAGGGAGTGCGCACCGCCTGGCACATGAAGCTGGCCTACGCCGCCTCGCTGGTGGTCATGGCGGCGGTGGCTGCGGCCATCGTGACATGGCGCGACAACATCTATCTGGGCATCGGCCTTTCCCTGATCATCACCTTTCTGTTCTACACCATGTTCACCGTGGGCGGCACGCTGGGGCAGAAGGGCATTGTCTCTCCCCCGCTGGCCGCTTGGGGCGCCAACGCGCTGATTCTGGCCGTGGCCCTGGCGCGGCTGGGGTGGGTGCTGAAGCCCCACTTCAAGGCCGGTTGA
- a CDS encoding LptF/LptG family permease, with protein MQRQLFGELLHLFLLCLGSLLTLVLIGRGLQLRELFLGLDLGLADAVLLFVYLTPFFMLLVVPVACMLSVFLTFLRMSTDRELIALKAGGVSLYQMLAAPVLFCVLCTLLTLGISLQGLAWGMANFRATVMDIANSRARVVVQPGVFNKDIPGLTLFARQVDPADSRLSQVIVEDRSREDATLTILAPTGAIATDEARGELLFRLQNGRLYKTEGQQVSVLGFGEYVVRIDLGLMFKGLDLGKVKPKELSWEQLRVLAQDTDNKYLRKVIVELHKRWVFPAACLVLGLFAMPLACAFEGLRRQVGVVLALLMFLAYYSLLSFGLTTGETGAIPPEIGLWTPNVLFLAAGLWGLRLTARERAPALANLFSYGRLTRRRRKGAA; from the coding sequence TTGCAGCGGCAGCTGTTCGGCGAACTGCTGCACCTGTTCCTGCTCTGTCTGGGTTCGCTGCTCACCCTGGTCCTCATCGGCCGGGGCCTGCAACTGCGCGAACTCTTTCTGGGGCTGGACCTCGGCCTTGCCGACGCGGTGCTGCTGTTCGTCTACCTGACCCCGTTCTTCATGCTGCTGGTGGTGCCGGTGGCGTGCATGCTCAGCGTGTTCCTGACCTTTCTGCGCATGAGCACCGACCGCGAACTCATCGCCCTCAAGGCGGGCGGCGTCAGCCTGTACCAGATGCTGGCCGCGCCGGTGCTGTTCTGCGTGCTGTGCACCCTGCTGACCCTGGGCATTTCGTTGCAGGGGCTGGCCTGGGGCATGGCCAACTTTCGCGCCACGGTCATGGACATCGCCAACAGCCGCGCCCGCGTGGTGGTGCAGCCCGGCGTGTTCAACAAGGACATTCCGGGGCTGACCCTGTTTGCCCGCCAGGTGGACCCCGCCGACAGCAGGCTGTCGCAGGTCATCGTCGAAGACCGCTCGCGCGAGGACGCCACCCTGACCATCCTGGCGCCCACCGGGGCCATCGCCACCGACGAAGCGCGCGGCGAACTGCTGTTCCGCCTGCAAAATGGCCGTCTGTACAAGACCGAAGGGCAGCAGGTTTCCGTGCTGGGCTTTGGCGAGTACGTGGTGCGCATCGACCTGGGCTTGATGTTCAAGGGGCTGGACCTCGGCAAGGTCAAGCCCAAGGAGCTTTCCTGGGAACAGTTGCGCGTGCTGGCCCAGGACACGGACAACAAGTACCTGCGCAAGGTGATCGTGGAGTTGCACAAGCGCTGGGTGTTTCCGGCTGCCTGCCTGGTGTTGGGGCTGTTCGCCATGCCCCTGGCCTGCGCCTTCGAGGGGCTGCGCCGCCAGGTCGGCGTGGTGCTGGCCCTGCTGATGTTCCTGGCCTATTACAGCCTGCTCTCGTTCGGGCTGACCACGGGCGAGACGGGCGCCATCCCGCCGGAAATCGGGCTGTGGACGCCCAACGTGTTGTTTCTGGCCGCCGGGCTGTGGGGCCTGCGGCTGACCGCGCGCGAGCGCGCCCCGGCCCTGGCCAACCTGTTCTCGTACGGCCGCCTGACCCGGCGGCGCCGCAAGGGGGCCGCATGA
- a CDS encoding undecaprenyl-diphosphate phosphatase: MHDILSAVLLGIVEGLTEFLPVSSTGHLIIVGDLLGLNGPKVATFEVAIQLGAILAVVVLYWDRFWGLLRPRPYVRFAGLRGIVLLGITSLPASLLGLVTHHYIKEHLFSPATVALALAVGAVAMLLVERRKHRPAYMDLDDMTPALALGIGLFQCLALWPGFSRSAATIMGGMLLGARRGLAAEYSFIAAVPIMFAATGYDLLKNHALFTSADLPFFATGFVVSFLAAWVAVKVFIGLMGRVTLVPFAWYRLAVAPLVFWFMAN, from the coding sequence ATGCACGACATCCTCTCCGCCGTCCTGCTCGGCATCGTCGAAGGGCTGACCGAATTTCTGCCGGTGTCCTCCACCGGCCACCTGATCATCGTGGGCGACCTGCTCGGTCTCAACGGACCCAAGGTGGCTACCTTCGAGGTGGCCATCCAGCTCGGGGCCATCCTGGCCGTGGTCGTGCTGTACTGGGACCGTTTCTGGGGCCTGCTGCGCCCCAGGCCGTACGTGCGCTTCGCCGGGTTGCGCGGCATCGTGCTGCTGGGCATCACCTCGCTGCCCGCCAGCCTGCTGGGGCTTGTCACGCACCACTACATCAAGGAACACCTGTTCAGCCCGGCCACCGTGGCCCTGGCCCTGGCCGTGGGTGCCGTGGCCATGCTGCTGGTGGAGCGGCGCAAGCACCGCCCCGCCTACATGGACCTGGACGACATGACTCCGGCGCTGGCGCTGGGCATCGGGCTGTTCCAGTGCCTGGCCCTGTGGCCGGGCTTTTCGCGTTCTGCCGCCACCATCATGGGCGGCATGCTGCTGGGCGCGCGGCGTGGCCTGGCCGCCGAGTATTCGTTTATCGCAGCGGTGCCCATCATGTTCGCCGCCACCGGCTACGATCTGCTGAAAAACCATGCCCTGTTTACCAGCGCCGACCTGCCCTTCTTTGCCACCGGGTTCGTGGTGTCGTTCCTTGCCGCGTGGGTGGCCGTGAAGGTGTTCATCGGCCTCATGGGCCGGGTAACCCTGGTGCCCTTCGCCTGGTACCGGCTGGCCGTGGCCCCGCTGGTGTTCTGGTTCATGGCCAACTGA
- a CDS encoding Nramp family divalent metal transporter gives MQPAPSPASRSNTPARHRMGRLADRLKDVLATSECRSCASAREFLRYVGPGLLVTVGFIDPGNWASNVSAGAQFGYSLLWMVTLSTVMLILLQHNAAHLGIATGLCLSEAATTHLSRPVSVLVLGSAVAASVATALAELLGAAIALRMLFGLPLGVGTVLTMGVVCVLLLTNSYTRIERWIVGFVSLIGVSFLYELTLVPVDWRAAAHGWVTPAIPPGSLVVVMSVLGAVVMPHNLFLHSEVIQSRQWNLEDAVVIKRQLRYEYLDTLFSMLVGFAINSGMILLAAAAFFSRGLQVDELEQACALLSPLLGGAASTVFALALLFAGLSSSVTAGMAGGSIYAGMFGEPYAIKDKHTRWGVGITLGAAALAITAIDDPLKGLVYSQVALSMQLPFTVGLQLYLTSSRRVMGQYANPPSTRAMLGCIALIVMALNALLLRELFFG, from the coding sequence ATGCAGCCCGCGCCCTCTCCCGCTTCCCGCAGCAACACGCCCGCCAGACACCGTATGGGGCGCCTGGCGGATCGTCTGAAGGACGTTCTGGCCACGTCGGAATGCCGCTCGTGCGCGTCCGCTCGCGAATTTCTGCGCTACGTGGGGCCGGGGCTGCTGGTTACCGTGGGGTTCATTGATCCAGGCAACTGGGCTTCCAACGTCAGTGCCGGTGCACAGTTCGGCTACTCGCTGTTGTGGATGGTCACGCTGTCCACGGTCATGCTCATCCTGCTCCAGCACAACGCCGCACATCTGGGGATAGCCACCGGGCTGTGCCTGTCGGAAGCGGCAACCACCCACCTGTCGCGTCCCGTTTCCGTCCTCGTGCTGGGTTCTGCCGTGGCGGCATCCGTGGCCACGGCGCTGGCGGAACTGCTGGGGGCGGCCATCGCCCTGCGCATGCTGTTCGGGCTGCCTCTGGGGGTGGGCACTGTGCTGACCATGGGGGTTGTGTGCGTGCTGCTGCTGACCAATTCCTACACACGCATCGAACGCTGGATCGTGGGGTTCGTCTCGCTGATCGGCGTTTCGTTCCTGTACGAGTTGACCCTGGTGCCCGTTGACTGGCGCGCCGCAGCGCACGGCTGGGTTACGCCCGCCATCCCCCCCGGTTCACTGGTGGTGGTCATGAGCGTGTTGGGTGCGGTGGTCATGCCGCACAACCTGTTTCTGCATTCCGAGGTCATTCAGAGCCGCCAGTGGAACCTCGAGGATGCCGTGGTCATAAAGCGGCAACTGCGCTACGAGTATCTGGATACCCTGTTCTCCATGCTGGTGGGCTTTGCCATCAACAGCGGGATGATCCTGCTGGCGGCGGCCGCATTCTTCAGCCGGGGGCTTCAGGTGGACGAACTGGAGCAGGCCTGCGCCCTGCTCTCCCCGCTGCTGGGTGGGGCGGCTTCCACGGTGTTCGCGCTGGCGCTGCTGTTCGCGGGGCTTTCGTCCAGCGTCACGGCGGGCATGGCCGGGGGCAGCATCTATGCTGGCATGTTCGGCGAACCGTACGCCATCAAGGACAAGCACACCCGGTGGGGCGTGGGAATCACCCTGGGGGCGGCAGCCCTGGCCATCACTGCCATCGACGACCCGCTGAAGGGTCTGGTGTACTCGCAGGTGGCCCTTTCCATGCAGCTTCCCTTCACGGTGGGGCTGCAACTTTACCTTACGTCCAGCCGTCGGGTTATGGGCCAGTACGCCAACCCGCCGTCCACGCGGGCCATGCTGGGCTGCATCGCGCTCATTGTCATGGCGCTCAACGCCCTCTTGCTGCGTGAACTGTTTTTCGGTTAG